A single genomic interval of Helianthus annuus cultivar XRQ/B chromosome 13, HanXRQr2.0-SUNRISE, whole genome shotgun sequence harbors:
- the LOC110898440 gene encoding hexokinase-3 → MGKLGLGLAVGCAVASCAIAAVMVGRRVRSRRRWWRVVRAVDEFEEAALTPVGRLKQVVDAMAVEMHAGLASEGGSKLKMLLTFVDSLPDGSESGIYYALHVGGTYFRILRIQLGGQKSILGHDVERKPIPQHLMTRTSEEFFDFIALSLKEFVERTGNNSQYSQGKDLGFTFSFPVKQTSLSSGTLIKWTKGFSIDDMVEKDVVECLQRALSRRGLDMNVAALVNDSVGTLAVGHFYDKDTVAAIVIGTGTNACYLERADAVIKCQGLLTTSGGMVINMEWGNFWSSHLPRTSYDIDLDAESHNSNDQGFEKMISGLYLGDIVRRVICKMSLVSDIFGPFSSKLSTQFALSTPLMAAMHEDDTPDLSEVAKILEETLDIHDVPLKARKLVVKVCDVVTRRAARLAAAGIVGILKKIGRDGTGGITSGRVKGVKSGKMRRTVVAVEGGLYTSYTVFREYLNEAVAEILGEEIAPYVILKEMEDGSGIGAALLAASNSARSVDTVQVL, encoded by the exons ATGGGGAAGTTAGGGTTAGGGTTAGCGGTAGGGTGTGCGGTGGCTAGTTGTGCGATCGCGGCGGTGATGGTTGGGAGGAGAGTACGGAGCCGGAGACGGTGGTGGAGAGTGGTTAGGGCGGTGGATGAGTTTGAAGAAGCGGCTTTGACGCCGGTGGGACGGTTGAAGCAGGTGGTTGATGCTATGGCGGTTGAGATGCACGCAGGGTTGGCTTCTGAAGGTGGTAGTAAGCTGAAGATGTTGCTTACGTTCGTTGACAGTCTTCCTGACGG GAGTGAAAGTGGAATATATTACGCCTTACATGTTGGAGGGACCTATTTCCGGATTCTTCGAATCCAGCTTGGTGGCCAGAAGTCTATTCTTGGGCATGATGTTGAGCGGAAACCTATTCCACAACATTTAATGACCAGAACAAGCGAG GAGTTTTTCGATTTTATTGCCTTATCCTTGAAGGAATTTGTTGAACGGACGGGAAATAATTCACAGTATTCACAAGGAAAGGATCTAGGGTTTACATTCTCGTTTCCTGTGAAACAAACATCTCTTTCATCAGGCACTTTGATCAAGTGGACTAAAGGTTTTTCCATTGACGACATG GTTGAAAAAGATGTCGTTGAATGTTTGCAAAGGGCGTTGTCTAGAAGAGGTCTAGATATGAATGTTGCTGCACTT GTGAACGATAGTGTGGGGACGTTGGCTGTCGGGCACTTTTACGATAAAGACACAGTTGCTGCAATTGTAATTGGAACCGGCACCAACGCCTGTTATTTAGAGCGGGCCGATGCGGTTATCAAATGTCAAGGTCTTCTTACGACTTCAGGAGGCATG GTTATCAACATGGAATGGGGTAATTTTTGGTCCTCGCATTTGCCTAGAACGTCATATGACATCGATCTTGATGCTGAGAGCCATAACTCTAATGATCAA GGTTTCGAGAAAATGATATCTGGATTGTATTTAGGTGACATAGTAAGAAGAGTTATTTGCAAGATGTCTTTAGTGTCCGATATTTTTGGACCCTTTTCTTCTAAGTTGTCTACACAATTTGCGTTGAG TACACCGTTAATGGCGGCCATGCATGAAGACGACACCCCGGACTTGAGTGAAGTTGCAAAGATTTTAGAAGAAACCTTGGAT ATTCACGATGTCCCATTAAAAGCTAGAAAACTTGTGGTCAAAGTATGTGACGTGGTGACAAGACGGGCTGCGCGGTTGGCAGCTGCAGGCATTGTCGGGATCTTGAAGAAGATTGGTCGAGACGGGACAGGTGGCATTACGAGTGGAAGAGTCAAAGGTGTAAAAAGTGGTAAAATGAGACGAACAGTGGTGGCAGTAGAGGGGGGATTATACACGAGCTACACCGTTTTTCGAGAATACTTAAACGAAGCCGTAGCAGAAATACTAGGGGAAGAAATCGCTCCGTACGTTATTCTGAAAGAGATGGAAGATGGATCAGGGATTGGAGCAGCTTTGCTGGCAGCCTCAAATTCTGCCAGAAGTGTGGATACAGTACAGGTTCTATGA